Proteins from a single region of Haloplanus sp. GDY1:
- a CDS encoding AtuA-related protein, whose product MTESAATGGSSDPDRAVRLDELAHARSGDKGDRFNVGVVAWTDDGYRRLDEQLTAERVAAFFGDLVEGEVRRYPMPNVRAFNFVCERGLDGGGQTSLRYDTQGKTYGAALLTMTLPPLSTPDDGE is encoded by the coding sequence ATGACTGAGTCGGCGGCGACGGGCGGGTCGAGCGATCCGGATCGCGCCGTCCGCCTCGACGAACTCGCACACGCCCGCTCGGGCGACAAAGGTGACCGGTTCAACGTCGGCGTCGTCGCGTGGACCGACGACGGCTACCGTCGCCTCGACGAGCAACTCACCGCGGAGCGGGTGGCGGCGTTTTTCGGCGACCTGGTCGAGGGCGAGGTTCGGCGCTATCCGATGCCCAACGTCCGCGCGTTCAACTTCGTCTGTGAGCGGGGACTCGACGGGGGCGGCCAGACCAGCCTCCGGTACGACACCCAGGGGAAGACCTACGGCGCGGCGCTACTCACGATGACCCTCCCGCCGCTCTCGACCCCCGATGACGGGGAGTAG
- a CDS encoding hydroxymethylglutaryl-CoA reductase, degradative — translation MDSRIPGFYKEDIDARREIVAERADLSDDAVAALDGRGLDPVRADTISENVIGTLEYPLSVATNFRIDGEDRLVPMAVEETSVVAAASYGARMARERGGFTTQVTGPRMIAQIQAVDIADPFAAKQRVLEAEDDLIDLANEQDPVLVDHGGGCEEVTARVLDTDRGPMVVTHLVVNVQDAMGGNAVNTMAEALAPEIESLTGGDVELRILSNLADRRIARARCTIPPESLAEDDGELDGATVRDRMVDAGAFARSDTYRAATHNKGIMNGIDAVTTATFNDWRAIEAGAHAYAARDGYAPLSNYEVDADGDLVCSIELPIQIGTVGGATQLQPVAGAAMEILDVDSADEFAGVLAAVGLAQNLAGLRALVSEGIQHGHMSLHAKNIAIQAGAPGHLVDEIAERMVAEDAIREDRATELVDELSE, via the coding sequence ATGGACTCACGCATCCCCGGCTTCTACAAGGAGGATATCGACGCGCGTCGAGAGATCGTGGCGGAGCGTGCGGACCTCTCGGACGACGCGGTCGCCGCACTCGACGGCCGAGGGCTCGATCCGGTCCGCGCCGACACGATCAGCGAAAACGTGATCGGGACGCTGGAGTACCCGCTCTCGGTCGCGACGAACTTCCGCATCGACGGCGAGGATCGGCTCGTCCCGATGGCCGTCGAGGAGACGAGCGTCGTCGCGGCGGCGTCCTACGGCGCGCGGATGGCCCGCGAGCGGGGCGGCTTCACGACGCAGGTCACGGGCCCCCGCATGATCGCCCAGATCCAGGCGGTCGATATCGCGGATCCGTTCGCCGCGAAACAGCGCGTCCTCGAAGCCGAGGACGACCTGATCGACCTGGCGAACGAGCAGGATCCCGTCCTGGTCGACCACGGCGGCGGCTGTGAGGAGGTCACCGCCCGCGTCCTCGATACGGACCGCGGGCCGATGGTCGTCACCCACCTCGTCGTGAACGTACAGGACGCGATGGGGGGCAACGCCGTCAACACGATGGCGGAGGCGCTCGCGCCCGAAATCGAGTCGCTCACCGGCGGCGACGTCGAACTCCGCATCCTCTCGAACCTCGCGGACCGGCGCATCGCGCGGGCGCGGTGTACGATCCCGCCCGAGTCGCTGGCCGAGGACGACGGCGAACTCGACGGTGCGACGGTCCGGGACCGGATGGTCGACGCCGGGGCCTTCGCCCGGAGCGACACCTACCGGGCCGCCACCCACAACAAGGGCATCATGAACGGTATCGACGCCGTGACCACCGCGACGTTCAACGACTGGCGTGCCATCGAGGCCGGCGCGCACGCCTACGCCGCCAGGGACGGCTACGCGCCCCTCTCGAACTACGAGGTGGACGCCGACGGCGACCTCGTCTGCAGCATCGAACTCCCGATCCAGATCGGCACCGTCGGGGGCGCGACCCAGTTACAGCCGGTGGCGGGGGCGGCGATGGAGATCCTCGACGTCGACTCCGCCGACGAGTTCGCGGGCGTCCTCGCGGCCGTCGGTCTCGCACAGAACCTGGCCGGCCTCCGCGCCCTCGTGAGCGAGGGGATCCAGCACGGTCACATGAGCCTGCACGCCAAGAACATCGCCATCCAGGCCGGCGCGCCGGGCCACCTCGTCGACGAAATCGCCGAGCGCATGGTCGCTGAGGACGCGATCCGGGAGGACCGCGCGACCGAACTCGTCGACGAACTCTCGGAATGA
- a CDS encoding acyclic terpene utilization AtuA family protein — MTVDIANGAGFWGDYPDATERLLEYGSVDYLTLEYLAEVSIGILARLERSDRPGYVTDFLEFVVDDHIDTIADRDVSVVTNAGGLDPQACARAVTDRAADRGVDVRVAVVTGDDVLGRLPEIKRAGNDLADIDSGEPFDAVESASAAVAYLGAFPIADALDDGADVVVTGRVADPALALGPLIHEFGWTRDDHDLLAAGTVAGHLTECGPQVTGGNYLGGWRDVSFDDVGFPIAEVDRNGRITVTKPPDTGGKVTTGTVAEQLVYEIGDPTAYVTPDVVADFTSPAVTQVGEDRVAIDGATGTEPTDEYKVTIHYPAGFKLAGKLLYSRPDALEKARRAAEILESRIDELGLAIDRTHVDYVGHDAAHGPVAPTRESYNEILLRFAAKSDSRSDLRRLAMEFAPLSLAGPPAVAGLTDQGRPSPRRIVDAWPTLISKRWATPEVTVYD; from the coding sequence ATGACCGTCGACATCGCGAACGGCGCGGGGTTCTGGGGGGACTATCCGGACGCCACCGAACGGCTCCTCGAGTACGGCTCCGTCGACTACCTCACCCTCGAGTATCTCGCCGAGGTGTCCATCGGCATCCTGGCGCGTCTGGAACGGTCGGACCGCCCGGGCTACGTGACCGACTTCCTCGAGTTCGTCGTCGACGACCACATCGACACCATCGCCGACCGGGACGTGTCGGTCGTCACGAACGCCGGCGGACTCGATCCGCAGGCGTGTGCCCGCGCGGTCACGGACCGCGCCGCCGACCGCGGCGTCGACGTCCGCGTCGCGGTCGTCACCGGCGACGACGTCCTCGGCCGGCTTCCCGAGATCAAACGCGCGGGAAACGACCTCGCCGACATCGACTCCGGCGAGCCGTTCGACGCGGTCGAATCCGCCAGCGCGGCGGTCGCCTACCTGGGCGCGTTCCCCATCGCGGACGCCCTCGACGACGGGGCGGACGTGGTCGTCACGGGCCGCGTCGCGGACCCGGCGCTCGCGCTCGGTCCCCTGATTCACGAGTTCGGGTGGACGCGCGACGATCACGACCTGCTCGCGGCCGGGACGGTCGCCGGTCACCTCACCGAATGCGGACCCCAGGTGACCGGCGGGAACTACCTGGGAGGGTGGCGGGACGTCTCGTTCGACGACGTGGGCTTCCCCATCGCGGAGGTGGACCGAAACGGCCGGATTACGGTCACGAAACCGCCCGACACCGGCGGCAAAGTGACGACGGGAACGGTGGCGGAGCAGCTCGTCTACGAGATCGGCGACCCGACGGCCTACGTCACGCCGGACGTGGTCGCGGACTTCACCAGCCCGGCGGTGACGCAGGTGGGCGAGGACCGGGTGGCGATCGACGGCGCGACGGGCACCGAACCGACGGACGAGTACAAGGTCACGATCCACTACCCGGCCGGGTTCAAGCTCGCGGGCAAGTTGCTCTACTCCCGGCCGGACGCGCTGGAGAAGGCGCGGCGTGCCGCCGAGATCCTCGAATCGCGCATCGACGAACTCGGGCTGGCGATAGATCGCACCCACGTCGACTACGTCGGCCACGACGCGGCTCACGGCCCGGTCGCCCCGACGCGGGAGTCCTACAACGAGATCCTCCTCCGGTTCGCGGCGAAGAGCGACTCCCGGAGCGATCTGCGCCGGCTGGCGATGGAGTTCGCCCCGCTCTCGCTCGCCGGGCCGCCCGCGGTCGCGGGACTGACCGACCAGGGACGGCCGTCGCCGCGGCGGATCGTCGACGCGTGGCCGACGCTGATCTCGAAGCGCTGGGCGACCCCCGAGGTGACGGTGTATGACTGA
- a CDS encoding mevalonate kinase family protein, with amino-acid sequence MGVTVSVPGRIVVAGDHSTLLGGPRIAGALDVRLRVRVTERDDDTIIVRGPLGRKDTTLGSLFDPADSTAVLTVSRSGRRLPIYALLRRILATVDRDGPDEFTGFTVDIDVDEAFPLGVGLASSTALTVALTAALTETFGERQSNERVADLVADFEADLYEDAAPIDPAVIVSGGLVFGDSTVTERTTADLPVLVATAETRPSRAAIRSQVERRRSITGSLYDDVLAASDAATETLWRHLRNGDHEATRELITFYGELLDALGFSSWPMPQLRSTELVQGADTLGVKQSDFGERATLVSFPTPGDDTAELERTLGRTAGRVVSTVTTSRGLVYGDTPE; translated from the coding sequence ATGGGTGTAACCGTCTCCGTCCCCGGGCGCATCGTCGTCGCCGGCGATCACTCCACGCTCCTGGGTGGCCCGCGCATCGCCGGCGCACTCGACGTGCGCCTCCGCGTTCGCGTCACCGAACGCGACGACGACACGATCATCGTTCGCGGTCCACTCGGACGGAAAGACACCACGCTCGGTTCGCTGTTCGACCCGGCCGACTCGACCGCCGTCCTGACTGTCAGTCGGTCCGGCCGCCGACTCCCCATCTACGCGCTCCTCCGACGGATCCTGGCGACGGTCGACCGCGACGGCCCCGACGAGTTCACGGGCTTTACCGTCGACATCGACGTCGACGAGGCGTTCCCGCTCGGCGTCGGTCTCGCGTCGTCGACGGCGCTGACCGTGGCGCTCACGGCCGCACTGACCGAGACGTTCGGGGAGCGACAGTCGAACGAGCGCGTCGCCGACCTGGTCGCCGACTTCGAGGCCGACCTCTACGAGGACGCCGCCCCCATCGATCCGGCGGTCATCGTCTCGGGCGGGCTGGTCTTCGGCGACTCGACCGTCACCGAGCGGACGACGGCCGACCTGCCGGTGCTCGTCGCCACCGCCGAGACCCGTCCCAGCAGGGCGGCGATCCGCAGCCAGGTCGAGCGCCGGCGCTCGATCACCGGGTCGCTCTACGACGACGTGCTGGCCGCGAGCGACGCGGCGACCGAGACGCTCTGGCGACACCTCCGGAACGGCGACCACGAGGCGACGCGGGAACTGATCACCTTCTACGGGGAGTTGCTCGACGCGCTCGGCTTTTCGAGCTGGCCGATGCCACAGCTCCGGTCGACGGAACTCGTCCAGGGGGCCGACACGCTGGGCGTGAAACAGTCGGACTTCGGCGAGCGCGCGACTCTGGTCTCGTTCCCGACGCCGGGCGACGACACGGCCGAACTGGAACGGACGCTCGGCCGGACGGCGGGGAGAGTGGTTTCGACGGTGACAACTTCTCGGGGGCTCGTCTACGGCGACACGCCCGAGTGA